Within Hypomesus transpacificus isolate Combined female chromosome 10, fHypTra1, whole genome shotgun sequence, the genomic segment cacacacacacacaaattcactcacacacaaacacacattcactcatccACAcatgcccacccacacacatcgtCATCCACTGTGTATGCTATTACTGTTCTGTGTCAGTTGACGGACGAACAATAAGAGGCTCCTTGGTTTGTAAAGGCGGTAAATTGTCTGACTGCATGTTTACCGATGGTAGAGACGTCTACTCAAACATAATGTGGGCAAACAAACACCCCCACACGACACGTGTCGAGACATCAGATACGCCGGGCTTTCAGAACTGTGTATGGAAGAAGCTTCTTGGTTTTCAAAAGCCTCTCCTCGCTTGTCCTGAGAgtgggtacatgtgtgtgtgtgtgtgtgcgtgtgtgtacgtcaGTGTAGGGCCCCTGCTGGTCTTACTAATGAGCATTTGATCAAAGTTCTGAGTGgtaagaaaaacacaaagaataagaggaggagccagacaTGAAGATGGGCAGActagggagatgagagagagagagacagagacagagacagagacagagacagagacagagacagagacagagacagagagagagagagagagagagagagagacagagacagagacagagacagagacagagacagagacagagggaaatacACCCACAGAGAAATAGAGACATAGAaacatagagacacagagagagagagagagagagagagagagagagagagagagagagagagagagatggagagcaaatggagggagagtgggagtgcAGGGTGTCATATTGATGCCATACCGGGTCATCTTTCTCCAGGAGTCTGTACTTCCTGTCTCATTCTTCAGCCTGGATCTGACGAGCCAGATGGgatccgtgtgtgtgcgtgtgcgcatgtgtgtgcttgtgtcaccAGACAGGAGGTGTTGTTGATGAGAACATCCTCAAAGAAATGAATCATCAGCCCTCAAAAACAAGAGCACCAGGAACAGTATAGCTCTTGGGGGTCCAGAGACAGCAGGGCCAATCGCACGAGAGGTTTCTGAACAGCAGAGCCAATAGAACGAGAGGGCTCGGGGTCAGGAGAACCAATAGAGGCGGCGGAGACAGAAGCAGCAGTGGCAGAGCGACAGTGAGGATCTGAGCGCCGCTCCATCTGGTCGTGGTTATGGTTGCCAGGTGTTGGTCCTGGCCCTGTCCTGGACTCACTCAGCTAAACGATGCAGTTTTACTGCTCTGGCCGCTCCCCCGCTCCCctcacacagccctcctcctcctcttcacatctccacatcctgtccctgcctttctctctctctctctctctctctctctctctctctctctctctctctctcctctccctctctctctccctctccctctctccctctctccctctctccctctctccctctctccctctctccctctctccctctccctctccctctccctctccctctccctctccatctccctctccctctccttctccttcaagCCACCAGTTTCCAGCATGGACGACTTTGACGGCTGGCAGAATCTAGCTTTGGGTCCTTTGAAACAGGGGCAGCCTACCAAACTGTGTTATTGTTGAACAAgaagcagacacaaacacacgcacacacacacacacacacactccggcaCCATCTGCTCTCtgactgttccctgcctctctcagcctacTTCACAGAGCTGCTCAGTCGCTCTGAGCGCTCCCTGCAGGAATCCCTCCTGGCCAGCTTGGGGTTGCTCTACTCCCAGAACGCCCACATCTTCCAGGACCTCTACGCCGACCTGCGGCGCTACTACCGAGGCTCCGCCCTCAACCTCGACGAGACGCTCAACGAGTTCTGGGCCCGCCTCCTGGAGCGCCTGTTCAAGAGCGTTGTCTCCTCCGAGTACGCCTTGTCGGAGGACTACCTGGACTGCGTGTCTAAGCACGCGGAGACGCTGCGCCCGTTCGGCGACGTGCCCCGCGACCTCAAGGCCAAGGTCACCGTGACCTTGGTGACGTCGCGCTCCTTCGTCCAGGGGCTGACCGTCGCCGGGGACGTGGTCCGCAAGGTGTCCCAGGTAGATGGGCTCGccgtcctccacacacacacacacacacacacacacaaacagtcacccgcACTGCACGTAGATGGCCAAAGAAAAAATACATGTCTCCTACTCGTACTACCTGCCTACctggtgtgtggctgtgttagtgtgtgtgtgtctcaggttcAGACCTGCTGTGTTTTGTCCCAGATACCGTTTGTCTCAAGGCTCAATGAATAATGGAGCTAAAGGAGGCAcacccagagacagacagatagatgcAGCTCGTCCTCTCCTGAAAgcattcacaacacacacacactctcacacacactcacacgcacacaccacagcaCCCTCAGGAAGACTCTGACTGTACTCCAGAGCACTGTAACTCACAGCTGCGGAGGTAGAGAGGAAACTAACTGCTGTGGTTGTGGTCGTTCCCACGGCTGTCTAGACGAGCTGGAGTAGGACGCAGGTCAGGCCTGCTCTCagcttcttctctccttctctctctctctctctctctctctctctctctctctctctctctctctctctcagtttctttctctctcccattgCCTCAACTGTGCCTATAGAATGGGGGTGTTGAGTTTAGTAGTCCCTTGACAATCTCAGCTCAACACATTCTTTAGGCACAAAGTCACCTGGCCCAGTGTCACCGGAGCATGGGCCTGGATGATGAGGGAGTGGGAAAGGAGATATAGAGAGAAAAGTCAGTAAGCCAGCACACAATAGAGCCataaagaaaagagaggaaaacaaagacaTGGGAGTGCACAGGGAAAGAGGGTGTGGAGCCCAAAGGTCAAAATACAAAGATGAAGATGATGTCGGCGATGATGACTcattgttgatgatgatgatggtgatgatgaggggGATGAAGATGCCTGTTGTGTGCCCGTCCAGGTCCCTCTGAGCCCAGAGTGCACCCGCGCCATGATGAAGCTGATGTACTGTCCTCACTGCAGGGGCCTGGCGTCGGTCAAGCCCTGTGCCAACTACTGCAGCAACGTGATGAAGGGCTGCCTCGCCAACCAGGCCGACCTGGACTCAGAGTGGCAGAACCTCGTGGGTAAGACCTGGGCTTCAGATGCTGCTTCTACACAGTGCGAGGAGGGATGATCCAGGATTCactaactgacacacacacacatgaacacacacacacacacactgtaactgtcctctgtgtgtgtgtgtgttcagacaccATGCTGCAGGTGGGGTCCAGCTTCAGTGCAGAGCCCAGCATAGACGTAGtgatctcctccatccccctgcgCCTGTCCGAGGCTATCGCCTCCCTGCAGGAGAACCTGCAGGCCTTCACTGTCAAGGTACCCCGACCACTCTCATTACTGTGGCTGTTTTCtgacggtgtgtgtgcgtgtatgacagtgtgtgtgtgtgtttgacggtgtgtgtgggtgacagtgtgtgtgtctgtttgacggtgtgtgtgtgtcctccaggtgtTCCAGACGTGCGGGGCCCCCAGCGTGGCTGGGACCAGCAGCTCGGCCTTGGAGGAGCAGAAGAAGACGGTGAAGCCCCTCACTGCCCAGGAGAACAGACCCAGCCCCACCACCGGGGTCCGGCTGGAGATGCAGGTAGGGGTGGGTGTgcttatgtgtgagtgtatgtgtgcttaGTTTGTgattacttgtgtgtgtgtgtgtgtgtgtgtgtataactgtGTGGGTTCTCTCCCAGATCTCAGATGTGTCCAGTAAGCTGAGGGAGATGCAGCAGTACTGGGTTCAGCTGCCACAAGCTCTGTGCGTCGGCAAAGTAGCAGCCGGCAACGCCAACGAAGACAAATGCTGGAACGGCATGGCCAAGGCCAGGTAGGAACCCCTTTCGAACCTTTCTCAAACTTTCTAGAATGCCTTGAGAACGTTACATGAAGGTTTTTCGGAAAAGCGCCACAAGATGGACTAAAACTGAAGATCTTAAGGAAGGCCAAAAAatgccttccctccctccctccctccctccctccctccctccctccctccctccctccctccctccctccctccctccctccctcttctctatcctgcccttctctccctccccgttCTTTATCTAGTTTCTCTAAATTGATGATTGTGCAGTTTAACTCAGCTCAAGCTGGGCCTCTTCTCCACTGATGAGACAGGGATGGTCCTGGGTGATTTACCGGGAGCACTCGACGTGAAATATGTGACGGGCGACGTCATAAAGAAAGCAATGTACTTGTGGCtacatgggtgtgtttgtggcaagagtttacacagacacacacacacacgcatgcacacgtgCGTGAAattaaagtgtgtttgtgtatgtgtgcgcaagTGTAATGCAGTGATATTGAAATATGAGGCAGCCCGTCGTCATGAAGATGCAGTGCTAAAGCATTGGCCCATTAATAATGTATGGTGGTCTGTGGGGCAGGACTGTAAGCAGAAAGTGATATGCGTGATTTACAGATAGCTTAACAGGCACAGAGCAAAGCTCTCGAGGCTAAGAGGCTATCTACGCGTGTGTCTGTTTTAATTCTTGCGAGGACGGAAGGAGCATTgggacaaatgtgtgtgtgtgtcttgcaacTACAACAATTGACCAgacttccatgtgtgtgtgtgtgtatctcccaGGTACCTCCCAGAAGTATTGGGCGATGGTTTGGCCAATCAGATTAACAACCCGGAGGTGGAAATTGACATCACCAAGCCAGACATGACTATCCGCCAGCAGATCATGCAGCTGAAGATCATGACCAACCGGCTGAGGAACGCTCTCAATGGCAACGATGTGGACTTCCAGGACACTAGTGAGTCACCGGGAGGCGGGGTCAGAGGGCgggatgattgacagctgtggGGCCGTGGGAGTGACAGGTAACAAAATGCAAATTCAGCTTtcaacacttcctgtttctgtcgTTCCCCCCAGGTGAGGACGTCAGCGGATCAGGAAGTGGGATGTGTGCGGGCGACTTGTGTGTCCGGGCCGGTCCTCGCGCTGTCGGGCCCAAGTCAGTCCAACCCAAACAGTACGCTTACCCCCCGGAGAAGAAGGTCAGAAGTGTGGCCGCGCAGTCCCGCCCCTGCACCCTTCTACTTGTGCTCTCATTGGCCACACTGCTGCTTAGGCGGTAATGGACAGGAGTTGCCACCAATCAGACTGTGTTTTGAAGTAAAGCTTGGGCGACGGGCATGTATGTAGGGGAAAAaaggggcgtgggggggggggggggttaggggaggtgacTTCTCCAAAAAGAAAAGACTGTAaatgacagaaagagggagaggaaaaaaagaaaagaaagttgatatcctttgtttgttttttttttgtggcaaGAAGAGCTAGCCTTCGGCTTAATGTGTTTTGAATTGTTCTATGATTCCGAGACGAGCGCTGAATAAAACAATGTACGTGTCAGGTGCCATTTTACCGGGCGCCAGCATCTTAATGTCGATCTCATTCTGATATAACGTAAGTGCAGCCTTGATGTGACGTTCTAACGACATACTGAGCACAATGTTTGGACGCCTGTTGTGCGTTTGTAAAGTCTGCTGAGCCGAGCTATCGTCAGCCCGACAacagggacgggggggggacaAGCCATCGCCCAGTCGTCCACCAAACGCCACATTTTGATTTTTCACGTTTCGATACAGCCCAGCAGCCTCACAGAACGACGCGAGTCGAGGACGGCGTGAGAGGAGGCGGTTCACCCCTCCgtacccctctcacccccaccacccccacccttggtACTGGTAGTTCCCAGAAATGGCTCAGGAGCCCAGGAGCCTGTATGTGCCTGGTGCTATGGCTTCTCCTTTCATCCTGGTCTTCAGATCTGtattagacccccccccccccccccacccacccacccacccctatGATTGGCAGGTGGGGCACAACTCCATGAGAGAAggactaaaaacacacacaccacactactcgcacacacacacacacacacacctgacccacattctatgttttgttttttttgcataccATGCACACGTTTGGACATCAAGACCTTGGTTCGCATCGTTCTTCAGGGCTCACTCTTAAAACTTCCAATAGGCCTgtcaaaacaaatgaaaaaaaatgtatGAGGTGCATCTTTTTTTGTACATATTTCCTATGtcttgtaatataatgtcatgaaGGGTTGTCAAGTTTATTGTCAGGGGTCTCTGTTCTGGACCGAACACTCTCCCCCTTGAATCTGAACCAGGTTCCGCTTGGAAGGGTGTAGATGCCTTGACCAAAATGCCTGACGCCCTCCCAGCGTTCTGTCGGTCGTCAAGGAAGCATTCCAGGGAGCACAGAGAtgttggggtgtggggtggggtcaAAGTTCAGGGTGATGTGAATGCATTGTTACTGGAGGCAGCAAGTTCAAcctgctgccacacacacacacacacacacacacacacacacgggctgaACAGTTcaacatgtacatgtgtgtgtgtgtttacatggtgTCATGGAAGAGAATAAAGATGATTGTTGTAGTGGTATTTTGTGTTTGGCACTAACTGTACCTAGTCACAGGGAAAATGTTGGCGTCGATCCGCACAGCcagtgtgtgtcacagtgtgtaACCCAGCCAGCGTGTGTCACAGTGTGTAACCCAGCCagcgtgtgtccatgtgcagcACCAGGGGGGGCGGTCAGGGGGCCAGCAGTAGTACTGGACTGATCACAGCTCCTGGATCCTGAGGCGCTGAGTAATCAATgatcatcccctccctcccccgccctcgacacacctcctcatcccccgcctcatcctctccccgcTCTGCCCGGTGTCAGGCAGGATATTAGCACATGGACAAATCGATACCGCACAAGCGAAGGTGAAGCTCTGATTGATCAAGATAAAGATAGTCCCTGACCGATCACCATAACACTCTACGCTAccgtgtgtgcgtacgtgtgtgcgcgcgtgcctgttgtgtgtgagtcagtcAGGGGCTCGAGTCATCCACAAGTGTAATTGTTAGAAACTGATTAGGAATCAGCCTTATTCATCAATGTTATCTCTGACACGAACCCTGACCAGACATTTGGTCACGACAAATCATAATCCACACATCTGGAAATATGCCCATCGAGCTTTAATATAATCTGTAAATGGTGTCGGTGGATTAAATGAAGCTGTAGTTCTCCTTCAGGTCCTTGTGTGTCTCCAGAACTTTCTGCGCCAGGCTCAGGCGTTTGTTGCCTGTGGAGACGAGCAACgataagacagacagacacacagacagacagacacacagacagacagacacacagacagacagacacacagacagacagacagacagacacacagacagacagacacacagacagacagacacacagacagacacacagacagacagagagacatttgTCAGGCTGAACCCCCTTccgcacacacatccaaagaCACTGAGGACCCGTTGGATTCACAACCAGGGATTACACTGATCCCACCTGGTGTTCTAGAGGTTAGAGTAGTCTGTATTATGACTATACCGATCGAATGTATCCTACCCTATCAGGCCTACCCTGCTACGTTCTACAGTATTGCGACCTTTGACCCTATCGTGGCATATTCAGTCCTATATCCTCCATACATCCTCTTCTAGCGCACCTTTGTATGGGGCTAGCAATAGGTTCCTATATTATTTCTCTGACATAAATAACACAGATATTGTAAACAGGCTAAATATTACGATTTTGATTATAATCCAGTTATTCTTCTGATCTCCAGACAAACAGTGTCATCAGTGTAGCTGACCCCTGTGACGGATAATATGCACAGGGATCactcaaacacattcacacacactcacacacacatacacactcacacatcccttCCAGTTGTGACTGAACGTCCTTGTGCTGTGCCAAATCATTGACAGTTTCATGCATGCCACATCAGAAGTGACTTAGCATTGGGAAGGATCTAGTTGCTTAGATCTATGGGTTTCAGCCTAAGCTCTGACCAATGGAGGAGAGACATCCCGTGCATAACCAATCCCTTCTATGTGCAATcttcaggagtgtgtgtttaaCAGCAACGGTATCAGAGCGCCATCTAGTGGCTGAAAACAGTAAGGGCCGTGAAAGCCAGCGGCGTCGAGCGTCGGTCAGCAACTAActcggagtcagatggctgagcggttagggaatcgggctgataatcagaaggttaccggttcgattctcggccgtgCAAAAtcacgttgtgttcttgggcaaggcacttcaccctacttgcctcggggggaatgtccctgtacttactgtaagtcgctctggataagaccgtctgctaaatgactaaatgtaaatgtcatgtcaATGTAACTCGAGATAATAAATTCAGAGCCAGAGTGACGTTTAATCGGTCATTCCGAAACGCCGCTCCTTCCGACCTGACACGCGGACACACTCCTCCTTGTGCCGTTCGTTCCACGCCTTCATCTTGCAGGTCTTGCTGCAGTAGAACACCTCGTGGCAGCGGCTGCAGGCCGCCAAAGCCACGCCCACCGAGCGCCCGCACTGGTAGCAGTACTTGAACAGACACTTCCTGGTTCGGGGAGGAACAAAGACAGGTATAGGTTGCCGTGCGCGCGCTCACGCTCACGCTAACGTTCGTTGACTGGGTAGACCGTGCGAGTGTACCTGACGTTCTGCGTTCTGCTGTCTCTCCTCGTGGACAGCCTGAAACGACAGGATGAGAGATTGAGGAAGAGATacgtagaaagagagagggaaagaggataTAGAACGACATAGACGGAGAAAGTGATCGGTAAATAGACAGAGCGTGATAaacggagagagaaaaagagaggagagagtgaggagaaagagaggggagagagcggagagaggagagagagaggagagagacaggatgacaGCACGTGTGTGTAGTGTAGACTATGAATCAAGGAGTGTGCAGTGTGTCGTGTGTAGTATGTCATTTGGAGGGCACCTGTAGTCTTCGGCCTGTATGGAGTCTGTGCTGGACTGCTCCTCCATTCTGCCAGCCCTGAACTGGGAGACTGAGACACCTGCTCCAgggtacacaaacacatctgttGGACtgacacctgacacacacacacacacacacaagcagtggAGTGTGACGGACGCTAATTAATACACAACAGCTcggaaaggacacacacacacgctgacacacacacacgctcacacacactcaacaaacacatgctcacacacacacacacgctgacacacacacacacgctcacacacacacacgctcacacacacacacacacgctcacacacacacgctcacacacacacacacacacacaccttccctgtCGAGGCGTTGGCGCTCCAGCCGCACCACGGCCTGCCTCAGCAGATCTCCCATCAGGCTCAGCGTCTGTCTCCGGGCGTTGTAGGCCTCGCGCTCGCGAGGGTTCAGGGCGTGGTACGGAGTGTGGGCGATGCGCCAGTCCTGAGGAGGGCAAGGACAGGCTCGCTATTCTGGTTGATCTGGATCACGGTACTGCAtggactgtactgtactgtgtagaGACCCCCCGGAGTGGGGTTAAGGCTCTTGActgctgggggtggtggggttgatgaggagggggtggggggtgtcgGGGTCGGTACCTGTTGGAACGTGTAGTGGGCGTAGTCCACGGCGGTGCCCACGGCTAACCTGCGGCCCTCGCCCACTACCACGGGCATCATGATGTTGGCACCTGCCTTCATCAGCTTCTCCAGCTGAGGGGGTAGACAACAGCACTCAgcttccacttcctgtgtgtgtgtgtgtgtgtgagatgtactcTGGTGTTGCGTACCAGCTTGGTTCTGTTGCGGGGATGAGCTCCACAGTCGTAGTGGATGTTGGTCATGGCACACAGGGCACTGCCCACCCTGCGGGTGAGGGGTAGGTTTGGGTCTGCCCCCC encodes:
- the gpc1a gene encoding glypican-1, with the protein product MDFIQVFSLFFLYAVPLSADNGNSKARSCSEVRQFYTGKGFTLSGVPQTEISGEHLRVCPQGYTCCTSAMEETLSNLSRREFEGLVREAGRSLQATLNAQYRSFDTYFTELLSRSERSLQESLLASLGLLYSQNAHIFQDLYADLRRYYRGSALNLDETLNEFWARLLERLFKSVVSSEYALSEDYLDCVSKHAETLRPFGDVPRDLKAKVTVTLVTSRSFVQGLTVAGDVVRKVSQVPLSPECTRAMMKLMYCPHCRGLASVKPCANYCSNVMKGCLANQADLDSEWQNLVDTMLQVGSSFSAEPSIDVVISSIPLRLSEAIASLQENLQAFTVKVFQTCGAPSVAGTSSSALEEQKKTVKPLTAQENRPSPTTGVRLEMQISDVSSKLREMQQYWVQLPQALCVGKVAAGNANEDKCWNGMAKARYLPEVLGDGLANQINNPEVEIDITKPDMTIRQQIMQLKIMTNRLRNALNGNDVDFQDTSEDVSGSGSGMCAGDLCVRAGPRAVGPKSVQPKQYAYPPEKKVRSVAAQSRPCTLLLVLSLATLLLRR